A single Verrucomicrobiota bacterium DNA region contains:
- a CDS encoding prepilin-type N-terminal cleavage/methylation domain-containing protein — protein MNIEPVSARRRGFTLIELLVVIAIIAILAGLLLPALAKAKVKAQAVQCMSNGRQILIGWIMYAGDYKDEVANYYDWVGGWLTYDGSTDNTNLNILQAGLVTPYFKNLSVYKCPADQSRSLGKKGLPRVRSISMSQMFRSDFQNINYGQHTTSPPWRHYPKTTAMVVPGPALVWVIIDENPDSVNDAGMAVKMPPQRTWQDGPATTHAGACGFSFGDGHSEIKKWKEPTSYKKPMLTTYTSGFNFGTVQGGQDLVWTQDRTTARR, from the coding sequence ATGAATATTGAACCAGTTTCCGCCCGGCGACGGGGCTTCACCTTGATCGAACTGTTGGTGGTCATCGCCATCATTGCCATCCTGGCGGGACTCCTATTGCCGGCCTTGGCCAAGGCCAAGGTAAAGGCGCAGGCCGTCCAATGTATGAGCAATGGCCGACAGATTCTCATCGGCTGGATAATGTATGCGGGCGACTATAAAGATGAGGTCGCCAATTATTATGATTGGGTGGGAGGTTGGCTCACTTACGACGGCAGTACCGATAACACTAATCTCAATATCCTGCAGGCGGGTTTGGTGACGCCCTATTTCAAAAACCTCTCCGTTTATAAATGCCCCGCCGACCAAAGCCGGAGTTTGGGAAAGAAGGGTTTGCCACGCGTGCGCAGCATTTCGATGAGCCAGATGTTCAGGTCAGATTTTCAGAATATAAATTACGGTCAACACACCACGTCACCACCTTGGCGACACTACCCGAAAACTACAGCCATGGTTGTGCCGGGGCCTGCCCTCGTGTGGGTGATCATCGACGAAAATCCAGACAGCGTGAATGACGCAGGGATGGCCGTAAAAATGCCCCCGCAGAGAACCTGGCAAGATGGTCCCGCCACTACTCATGCGGGCGCTTGCGGTTTCAGTTTTGGCGACGGTCACTCCGAAATCAAGAAGTGGAAGGAACCAACGAGCTATAAGAAGCCCATGTTGACAACGTACACCAGCGGGTTCAATTTCGGCACGGTTCAGGGTGGACAAGACCTCGTTTGGACCCAGGACCGAACTACCGCCAGGAGGTAA
- a CDS encoding neutral/alkaline non-lysosomal ceramidase N-terminal domain-containing protein, whose amino-acid sequence MTPNCKFISRLLLTACFIVSNLAWADAPAPIFKVGAGKHDLTPKEAVPMWGYGARHDALSTGVLDPLYAAALVIQAGSNKVAIVGLDLGRSPAEKSLQTIRERIKAEAGIEYSFIAGSHTHHGPVLELTDEPGKGQGRFDAAIRYYKEMEDGIVGAILEANSKLTPAKMATGSVQLEGFNRNRHTKIEPKPSDRELAVMRFDDFSGKPIAVLVNFTAHPTSIDASILKFSADYVGAMKATIEQEMNVSAIFMQGAAGDQSANRGNNADYKAYGAALGREAIKLASSLTTKEVTEPSWQVKEDRFKFSSRTDFKNPLLAGAFAKAFFPELIPNFMDEYADGVRPRLTVALLNGEIALVGCSGEFFSNHSIRLKERARVKQLFFLGYCNGYHQYFPTIEAVAEGGYGADSTVSPVAVGAGEQMMNTALVWLYQMRGKIK is encoded by the coding sequence ATGACACCAAATTGCAAATTCATCTCACGATTGCTATTAACGGCCTGCTTCATTGTTTCAAACCTCGCTTGGGCCGACGCGCCTGCGCCGATATTCAAAGTCGGCGCCGGAAAACACGACCTCACACCCAAGGAAGCCGTGCCGATGTGGGGTTACGGCGCCCGCCACGACGCTCTTTCCACGGGCGTGCTAGATCCGCTTTATGCCGCTGCGCTGGTCATTCAAGCGGGCAGCAACAAAGTCGCCATCGTCGGGCTTGATCTCGGACGGTCGCCGGCGGAAAAATCGCTGCAAACCATCCGGGAACGTATCAAGGCCGAAGCCGGGATCGAGTATTCCTTCATCGCCGGCTCGCACACGCATCACGGGCCGGTGCTGGAACTCACGGACGAACCGGGCAAAGGGCAGGGGAGATTCGACGCCGCGATCCGCTATTACAAAGAAATGGAAGACGGCATTGTCGGCGCCATCCTCGAAGCGAATTCGAAACTCACCCCCGCGAAGATGGCGACTGGCTCGGTCCAACTCGAAGGCTTCAATCGCAATCGTCATACGAAGATCGAACCAAAGCCGAGTGATCGTGAATTAGCCGTGATGCGTTTTGACGATTTCTCCGGTAAACCAATCGCCGTTCTCGTCAACTTCACGGCGCATCCAACGTCGATCGATGCGTCCATTTTGAAGTTTTCTGCGGACTATGTCGGCGCGATGAAGGCGACGATTGAGCAGGAGATGAACGTCAGCGCCATTTTCATGCAAGGCGCGGCCGGCGATCAGTCGGCCAATCGGGGCAACAACGCCGATTACAAAGCCTACGGCGCTGCGCTGGGACGGGAGGCCATCAAACTCGCCTCCAGTCTGACCACGAAGGAGGTCACCGAACCGTCATGGCAGGTGAAGGAGGACCGCTTCAAGTTCAGTTCCCGCACCGATTTCAAAAACCCGCTGCTGGCCGGCGCTTTTGCCAAGGCGTTCTTCCCCGAGTTGATTCCCAATTTTATGGATGAATATGCGGATGGCGTCCGCCCGCGGTTGACGGTGGCGTTGCTCAACGGCGAAATCGCCCTTGTCGGCTGTTCCGGGGAATTTTTCAGCAACCATTCGATTCGGTTGAAGGAGCGGGCGCGGGTGAAACAACTTTTCTTCCTCGGCTACTGCAACGGATACCATCAATATTTCCCGACAATTGAGGCGGTGGCTGAAGGCGGTTACGGGGCGGACAGCACCGTGTCGCCCGTGGCCGTCGGCGCGGGCGAACAGATGATGAACACCGCCTTGGTCTGGCTCTACCAGATGCGCGGCAAGATCAAGTGA
- a CDS encoding B12-binding domain-containing radical SAM protein gives MMVFLVHVRDPQFYALPAKTRAKNGNIRVMGFPPIGIMSLSAVLKRAGHQCVMFDQANPDTPNEVIIEEIRKQKPALVGLSFLSTTSYPYAKMLAREIRAADAGVKLAFGGVFASLNAPLIKQQCPEVDFVCRGDGEQLLLDLLEHLDDPSSVASVTWAKDGQVVNNPNRAMDRNLDQWPFPDRESLPLDFVESMPLDVPAVLSMERFTTMQTSRGCPWSCVFCDIPIFNEGKWRSRTPQHVVDEFKHLQKLGYGAVYFVDDHFLLQPKRIEAICQGLNDEDITIQWGCEGRVDSVAQHLFPAMAKAHCRTLMFGLESGSQKILDRLNKEQTLEEMRTAVTNAKRAGIQIVHGFFVVGNPDETVEDMKATFDYAAKLPLDTFGFNRLCVYRGTPMWHEYVKRGLVNEATDWYKYFKCSEIDPTCLPGEVINDVRRAGLRHLFVYKLLHYPVQTFRLLRRFLRFMPLRDVVYLIIKPFLGKKSGATKAEVLSRAVEHGAVKDAAALMTQLSEERLEHVLQESRAERRRIQKEAEGYAPSR, from the coding sequence ATGATGGTTTTTCTGGTGCACGTCCGCGACCCGCAGTTTTACGCGCTGCCGGCCAAAACTCGCGCCAAGAACGGAAACATCCGGGTGATGGGGTTTCCGCCCATCGGCATCATGTCGCTCTCGGCGGTGCTGAAACGCGCCGGCCACCAGTGCGTGATGTTTGATCAGGCCAATCCGGACACACCCAATGAGGTCATCATCGAAGAAATCAGGAAGCAGAAGCCGGCGCTGGTGGGCTTGAGCTTCTTGAGCACCACCAGTTATCCGTATGCCAAAATGCTCGCCCGCGAGATCCGCGCCGCTGACGCCGGGGTGAAGCTGGCGTTTGGCGGTGTGTTCGCCAGCCTCAACGCGCCGCTGATCAAGCAACAATGTCCGGAGGTGGACTTCGTCTGTCGCGGCGACGGCGAACAGCTTCTGCTCGACCTGCTGGAGCATCTGGATGATCCGTCCAGCGTGGCGAGTGTGACCTGGGCGAAGGATGGCCAGGTCGTGAACAATCCGAATCGGGCGATGGACCGCAATCTGGATCAATGGCCGTTCCCCGACCGGGAGAGTCTGCCGCTGGACTTTGTCGAATCCATGCCGCTGGACGTGCCGGCTGTGCTGTCCATGGAGCGGTTCACGACGATGCAAACCTCGCGCGGCTGTCCGTGGTCGTGCGTCTTCTGCGACATTCCGATTTTCAACGAAGGCAAGTGGCGCTCCCGGACGCCGCAACACGTCGTGGACGAATTTAAGCATCTTCAGAAGCTGGGGTACGGCGCGGTTTATTTTGTGGACGACCATTTCCTGCTTCAGCCGAAACGGATCGAGGCCATCTGCCAAGGTCTCAACGACGAGGACATCACGATTCAATGGGGCTGTGAAGGACGGGTGGATTCCGTCGCCCAGCACTTGTTTCCGGCGATGGCCAAGGCGCACTGCCGCACCCTGATGTTCGGACTCGAGAGTGGCAGCCAGAAAATTCTCGACCGCTTGAACAAGGAGCAGACGCTGGAGGAAATGAGGACGGCCGTGACCAACGCCAAGCGCGCCGGCATCCAGATCGTGCATGGATTTTTTGTGGTCGGCAACCCGGATGAAACCGTCGAGGACATGAAGGCGACGTTTGATTATGCGGCGAAGCTGCCGCTGGATACGTTCGGGTTCAACCGGCTGTGTGTCTATCGTGGCACGCCGATGTGGCATGAATATGTGAAACGCGGCCTGGTCAATGAAGCGACCGATTGGTACAAATACTTCAAGTGTTCGGAGATCGATCCGACCTGTCTGCCGGGCGAGGTGATCAATGACGTGCGTCGCGCCGGGTTGCGGCATTTGTTTGTTTACAAGCTGCTGCATTATCCGGTGCAGACCTTCCGGCTGTTGCGGCGCTTTCTTCGTTTCATGCCGTTGCGAGACGTGGTCTATCTCATCATCAAACCGTTCCTGGGCAAGAAAAGCGGCGCCACGAAGGCGGAAGTGTTGTCGCGCGCGGTCGAGCATGGCGCGGTGAAGGATGCGGCGGCGCTGATGACGCAGTTGAGTGAGGAAAGGCTCGAGCACGTGCTTCAGGAGTCGCGGGCGGAACGTCGGCGCATTCAAAAGGAAGCCGAAGGTTACGCGCCGTCGCGTTGA
- a CDS encoding UbiA family prenyltransferase, which produces MPATVSTEPATLVPLCVDLDGTLIKTDLLGESMTRLLKRNPLHLFVLPFWWLKGRAFLKREIAARVELDVTTLPYHQPLIDFLREEHRRGRPIFLATASDRKLVQPVADHVGLFTAVLASDGETNLRGTQKLRAMEERFGMRGFDYAGNSSVDLPVWQHARQAIVVNARESVTARARQIATVSHVFNEAQMPIQSLLKTLRPHQWVKNLIIFVPLLTSHQLNNTTLLAHAVRAFVAFSLCASSVYVLNDLLDLDADRHHPTKKLRPFAAGDLSLPTGFALVLILLVGSFGLAWLLPKTFALVLALYFVLTTSYSWRLKQFVLLDVFFLAGLYTMRLIGGHEATEIAYSFWLLAFSMFIFLSLALVKRYLELLALRHENRHDVKGRGYTANDLEMVATLGTASGYLSALVLALYVNSEQVVKLYAHPILLLLACPLLLYWISRVWLIAHRGQMHDDPIVFALKDSTSYVIGGLTLLVLWLATGH; this is translated from the coding sequence ATGCCCGCGACTGTCAGCACCGAACCAGCGACTCTAGTCCCGCTCTGCGTGGATCTGGACGGCACGCTGATCAAGACGGACTTGTTGGGTGAGTCCATGACGCGATTGCTCAAGCGCAATCCGCTCCACCTTTTCGTCCTGCCGTTCTGGTGGCTGAAAGGCCGGGCCTTTTTGAAACGCGAGATTGCCGCACGCGTTGAATTGGACGTAACCACCCTGCCCTATCACCAACCGTTGATTGATTTTTTGCGCGAAGAACATCGTCGTGGTCGCCCCATTTTCCTCGCGACCGCTTCGGACCGGAAGCTGGTGCAGCCCGTCGCCGATCACGTGGGGTTGTTCACCGCTGTGTTGGCCAGTGATGGTGAAACCAATCTGCGCGGGACGCAAAAACTTCGGGCGATGGAAGAGCGATTCGGGATGCGCGGCTTCGATTACGCCGGCAATTCATCCGTGGACCTGCCGGTGTGGCAACATGCCCGTCAGGCCATTGTGGTCAACGCGCGGGAAAGCGTCACGGCGCGCGCCCGGCAGATTGCGACCGTCAGCCATGTGTTCAACGAGGCGCAAATGCCCATCCAGTCACTTCTCAAAACCTTGCGCCCTCATCAATGGGTCAAGAACCTAATCATCTTCGTTCCCCTGCTCACTTCGCATCAACTCAACAACACCACGCTGCTGGCGCACGCGGTGCGGGCGTTCGTCGCGTTCAGCCTGTGCGCGTCGAGCGTGTATGTCCTGAACGATTTGCTCGACCTCGATGCCGACCGCCATCATCCGACCAAGAAACTGCGGCCTTTTGCGGCCGGCGATTTGTCATTGCCGACCGGCTTTGCGCTCGTGCTGATCCTGCTGGTCGGGAGTTTCGGACTTGCGTGGCTGCTGCCGAAAACTTTCGCCCTGGTGCTGGCACTGTACTTCGTCCTCACGACGAGTTATTCATGGCGACTGAAACAATTCGTGTTGCTCGACGTGTTTTTTCTGGCGGGACTTTACACGATGCGGCTGATTGGAGGTCACGAAGCAACGGAGATTGCTTACTCATTTTGGCTGCTGGCGTTTTCGATGTTCATTTTCCTGAGCCTGGCACTGGTAAAGCGCTATCTCGAACTGCTTGCGTTGCGGCACGAAAACAGGCACGACGTGAAGGGCCGCGGTTACACCGCCAACGACCTCGAAATGGTCGCCACGCTCGGCACCGCCAGCGGTTATCTCTCCGCGCTCGTGCTGGCCCTGTACGTGAACAGTGAGCAGGTCGTGAAACTCTACGCGCACCCGATCCTGCTGTTGCTGGCGTGTCCGCTCTTGCTTTACTGGATCAGCCGTGTGTGGCTCATTGCGCATCGCGGACAAATGCACGACGATCCGATCGTCTTCGCGCTCAAGGACAGCACCAGTTACGTCATCGGCGGGCTGACGCTGTTGGTGCT